In Aliiglaciecola sp. LCG003, a genomic segment contains:
- a CDS encoding DM9 repeat-containing protein, producing the protein MIKIVTFKTLLAGVVILSNSALAVEFGDYVRLSALDMDGEYFPSYYNAMQVNASEQGQLKTSYLCTDTTDRKVPGKIIDRRCWVEWKGDRYGNADFYVLKQDNYSWLPITNQNAAQDNSTIAAYGVTNGGWDEDNYVFHCKIITQSGNTTIETHGKYLPSREGCYYDYYGGKYAPISQPDYGLYEPFKDMYVLIKNNGSGTGGTGGSGAGTGNPGAGSQER; encoded by the coding sequence ATGATAAAGATAGTAACGTTTAAAACTCTATTAGCTGGGGTAGTGATACTCTCTAATTCAGCATTAGCCGTAGAATTTGGAGACTATGTCAGGTTGAGCGCGTTAGACATGGATGGTGAATATTTTCCTTCCTACTATAATGCAATGCAAGTGAATGCTTCTGAACAAGGGCAACTTAAAACATCATATCTATGCACAGACACGACTGATAGAAAAGTGCCCGGAAAAATTATTGATAGAAGATGCTGGGTGGAATGGAAAGGAGATCGATATGGAAACGCTGACTTCTATGTTTTGAAACAAGATAATTATAGTTGGTTACCGATAACAAATCAAAACGCAGCCCAGGACAATTCAACTATTGCTGCTTATGGTGTTACTAATGGTGGTTGGGATGAAGATAACTACGTTTTTCACTGCAAAATAATTACTCAATCAGGTAATACCACCATTGAGACCCACGGCAAATACCTACCTTCAAGGGAAGGGTGTTATTATGATTATTATGGAGGAAAATATGCTCCAATTTCTCAGCCAGACTACGGGTTATATGAACCATTTAAAGACATGTACGTTTTAATCAAGAATAATGGTAGCGGTACTGGGGGGACTGGCGGATCAGGTGCAGGAACAGGGAATCCTGGTGCCGGAAGTCAAGAGCGTTAG
- a CDS encoding 3-deoxy-D-manno-octulosonic acid kinase — MTSAQPTGTKYETIWFDPVYLPEVSSSTFDASYWREKQALIGSSVGRGTTYFFKEHQHEFVLRHYLRGGLVGKILNDQYLFTGIANTRAWQEKALLSHIRKLGLPAPTPAAARVTKHWGYYRADLITVKIPNAQDVHHHLLKHTLSNEVWTSIGKTIAQFHQHQIYHHDLNIHNIMLDKDNKVWLIDFDKCTVKPGDHWKQDNLDRLHRSLQKESAMNVKYFFEEHAWNYIIEGYKASNSKIFTSLN, encoded by the coding sequence ATGACATCGGCACAACCCACAGGTACTAAATACGAAACGATTTGGTTCGATCCTGTCTACTTGCCTGAGGTTTCATCCAGCACCTTTGATGCCTCTTATTGGCGAGAGAAACAGGCATTAATCGGGAGTTCCGTGGGCAGAGGGACAACTTATTTTTTTAAAGAACATCAGCATGAGTTTGTCCTGCGTCACTATCTGCGTGGAGGGTTAGTCGGCAAAATCCTCAATGACCAATACCTGTTTACCGGAATTGCGAATACTAGAGCATGGCAAGAGAAAGCCTTGCTGAGCCATATCCGTAAACTCGGTCTCCCAGCTCCTACTCCCGCGGCGGCCAGAGTTACTAAGCATTGGGGTTACTATCGAGCGGATTTGATAACTGTAAAAATCCCGAATGCGCAAGATGTCCATCATCACCTCCTCAAGCATACTCTAAGCAATGAAGTATGGACAAGCATTGGCAAAACCATTGCCCAATTCCACCAGCATCAGATTTACCATCATGATCTCAATATTCATAACATCATGCTCGACAAAGACAATAAGGTTTGGTTGATTGATTTTGACAAATGTACAGTAAAGCCCGGCGATCATTGGAAGCAGGATAATTTGGACAGACTGCATCGCTCTTTACAAAAAGAGTCCGCAATGAATGTAAAATATTTTTTTGAAGAACATGCTTGGAATTATATTATCGAAGGATATAAAGCTTCCAATTCCAAAATATTTACCTCACTAAATTAA
- a CDS encoding glycosyltransferase family 9 protein, whose product MNSFILKIEKLCILRLSAIGDVCHAAAMVNRIVRYAPNIEITWIIGKVEYQLLKDMSNVRFIVFDKKLGKQAYQQLQQSLDGQCFDALFVMQVAFRANWAARLIKAKRKIGFDWARSKELHWLFANQRIAAQQQAHVLDGFMGFADALGVPSMHPVSWNMPLAEEDDLWAKQQLQALGRYAVISPAASNSDRNWLAERYAQAADYLHAKGIKVVLCGGPAEIDKQLGADIQQQSQHITASYIGKTSLKQMLALLKYADLVIAPDTGPAHMATTVGTPVIGLYAHSNPRRTGPYNSLEYVVSVYDEAIQKQRGKKWQDLPWGARAKGANLMAGITVEAVCAKIDKLLLTIADKKID is encoded by the coding sequence ATGAATTCCTTTATTTTGAAAATCGAAAAACTGTGTATTTTACGCCTTTCAGCAATTGGCGATGTGTGTCACGCAGCAGCCATGGTAAATCGCATTGTGCGATATGCGCCTAACATTGAGATCACGTGGATCATTGGCAAAGTTGAATACCAACTGTTAAAGGACATGTCTAATGTACGCTTTATCGTATTCGATAAGAAATTAGGAAAACAAGCTTATCAGCAATTGCAGCAGTCATTAGATGGACAATGTTTTGATGCCCTCTTCGTTATGCAAGTTGCGTTTCGAGCCAACTGGGCTGCAAGGTTAATCAAAGCTAAACGTAAAATAGGTTTTGACTGGGCGCGCAGTAAAGAACTGCATTGGTTATTTGCTAATCAACGCATCGCAGCTCAGCAGCAGGCCCATGTACTAGACGGGTTTATGGGCTTCGCTGATGCACTGGGAGTGCCATCTATGCACCCCGTCAGTTGGAATATGCCGTTAGCCGAAGAGGACGATCTTTGGGCTAAGCAACAACTACAAGCCCTTGGACGATATGCGGTAATAAGCCCCGCCGCTAGCAACTCGGATCGAAACTGGTTGGCCGAGCGCTATGCACAAGCCGCTGATTACTTGCATGCCAAAGGCATAAAGGTCGTGCTTTGTGGTGGGCCTGCTGAAATTGATAAACAATTGGGTGCTGATATTCAACAACAAAGTCAGCACATTACAGCCAGCTACATTGGCAAAACTAGCCTAAAACAAATGTTAGCCTTGTTGAAATATGCTGACTTGGTTATCGCACCAGACACCGGGCCGGCACACATGGCCACTACTGTCGGCACTCCGGTTATAGGCTTATACGCACATAGTAACCCAAGACGCACAGGCCCATACAACAGTCTAGAATACGTGGTGTCAGTCTATGATGAGGCTATCCAGAAGCAACGGGGAAAGAAATGGCAAGACTTACCTTGGGGCGCAAGGGCTAAAGGCGCAAACTTAATGGCGGGAATCACAGTTGAGGCTGTATGCGCAAAAATTGACAAGCTATTGCTGACTATAGCTGATAAAAAGATTGACTAA
- a CDS encoding 3-deoxy-D-manno-octulosonic acid transferase, giving the protein MPFLFLHWFANRLLSKPQFDCQRLSRFSYFSSEIGPTDLLIHCVSVGEVTVAASLIKTCLARNPKLKVCVTTTTPTGAKHLKSLLGERVQHLYLPIDLGWMMRRLLKGLQPKHVLVIEVELWPNMLRECHKLKIPVTLVNGRMTDKSARSYAKFPAIVEPMLQSLQHVCAQSERDFKNYKSLGVCKDRLTMTGNIKFDMSTTQSTVSDELIAKLGIQQRPLIIAGSTHEPEESILLEAFGLILARFSDAILMIVPRHPQRFEKVYELCQQSSIGALRSSESRQMTNQEHIVLIDQMGILSDLYRHASIAFVGGSIASRGGHNALEPAAVGVPVIMGSSVFNNPLICQTLAAEGNLVRVATSEQIAQRCITWLTDEPSRRLAGNAGKAVVTQNRGAIVNTLAIITKTQPSLNL; this is encoded by the coding sequence GTGCCATTTTTATTTCTTCACTGGTTTGCCAATCGGTTATTGTCGAAACCTCAATTTGACTGCCAAAGACTATCGAGATTCAGTTATTTCAGCTCTGAAATTGGCCCCACAGATTTACTCATACATTGCGTTTCCGTTGGCGAAGTGACAGTCGCGGCGAGTCTAATCAAAACGTGCTTAGCACGCAACCCCAAATTAAAAGTGTGTGTCACCACTACCACGCCCACAGGCGCGAAACATCTAAAGTCATTGCTTGGTGAACGGGTGCAACATCTTTATTTGCCGATAGATTTGGGCTGGATGATGAGAAGACTGTTAAAGGGCCTACAACCTAAGCACGTATTGGTGATAGAGGTTGAGTTGTGGCCTAACATGTTGCGAGAGTGCCATAAGTTAAAGATACCCGTTACCTTAGTTAACGGTCGAATGACTGACAAATCAGCGCGCAGCTATGCCAAGTTTCCAGCCATTGTAGAGCCGATGCTGCAAAGCTTGCAGCATGTTTGCGCCCAATCTGAACGAGACTTTAAAAATTATAAATCATTAGGCGTATGCAAAGATCGACTGACTATGACGGGCAACATTAAGTTCGATATGAGCACCACGCAATCAACGGTTTCAGACGAATTAATAGCAAAGTTAGGCATTCAGCAGCGTCCACTTATTATCGCAGGCAGCACTCACGAACCAGAAGAGTCAATTCTTTTAGAAGCTTTCGGACTAATACTTGCGCGCTTTAGCGACGCGATATTGATGATTGTGCCCCGTCACCCACAGCGCTTTGAAAAAGTGTATGAGCTTTGCCAACAATCCTCTATTGGTGCCCTGCGCTCTTCCGAATCTCGCCAGATGACAAATCAAGAACATATAGTCTTAATTGATCAGATGGGCATCCTCAGTGATTTATATCGACACGCATCTATTGCTTTTGTGGGAGGGAGTATTGCTTCACGAGGGGGGCACAATGCCTTAGAGCCTGCAGCCGTGGGTGTTCCCGTTATTATGGGTAGCAGTGTGTTTAATAATCCGCTAATTTGTCAAACCTTGGCTGCAGAAGGAAACCTAGTTAGGGTGGCAACGTCAGAGCAAATTGCGCAAAGATGTATAACCTGGCTAACTGATGAGCCAAGCCGCCGGTTGGCAGGCAATGCTGGCAAAGCTGTAGTAACACAAAATCGCGGCGCCATAGTCAATACATTAGCTATCATTACCAAAACACAGCCTTCATTAAATCTTTAA
- a CDS encoding substrate-binding domain-containing protein: MKGLIARLAKVVLIWMTFLTTTSFADEQNVTVLVHPSVSTVQLTDAQLRKIFSMRQTVWPNGTPIVVFVRGPQTPAHSILCKEVLKMFPYQVERIWNKLAYSGLGDKPTEVESESEMLNKLSSTPGAIGYALEAHQADGLKHVTVIGD, translated from the coding sequence GTGAAAGGATTGATTGCTAGACTGGCTAAAGTCGTTCTAATTTGGATGACTTTTTTAACCACTACCAGCTTTGCTGATGAGCAAAACGTCACAGTTTTAGTTCATCCGAGTGTGTCGACTGTGCAGTTGACCGATGCTCAATTACGCAAAATTTTCTCTATGCGCCAAACTGTATGGCCCAATGGTACCCCCATAGTCGTATTCGTGCGCGGCCCTCAAACTCCTGCCCATTCAATTTTATGTAAAGAGGTTTTAAAAATGTTTCCTTATCAAGTAGAGCGCATCTGGAATAAGCTAGCCTACTCAGGATTAGGAGATAAACCAACAGAAGTCGAAAGTGAGAGCGAAATGCTCAATAAACTTAGTAGCACACCAGGCGCTATAGGCTATGCACTAGAAGCCCATCAGGCTGACGGATTAAAACACGTGACAGTGATAGGAGATTAG
- a CDS encoding TonB-dependent receptor produces MKKLFAYLAFISYFLSVSCSAEKESGDFNWHGFIAQGVIQAKHTNYIEDDGDVSLKLSELGLNASYNISSRLRVAGQAVYLSGGNRYPEGARIDYLFLDWKVVNSLDWQLDLYLGRVKNYHWYYSATRDVPHTRPTIILPQSVYFDAFRDIALGVDGVAIAAATSNRYGDWDINWSYGKSTISNEQTKNLVGDASTGDTEQDFVHQLNAVWQNQSLRLGVGLLDSKFKYNKGPQDPLFDGNAQVQRLMLQGSYETQNWQFAGELFRERLIYQNLVFPGFFENSTSEGGYAQARYSVNKDIMLTARLDMFDLNRKDRDGKKRQMLSGGLVPAYFGYQDQVTLGASFNLAEDWRILAEFHRVKGAGRLAPVLQPNTLLNDRKYWNIWGIQLMYWF; encoded by the coding sequence ATGAAAAAATTATTCGCCTACCTTGCCTTTATTTCTTATTTTTTATCTGTTTCTTGCAGCGCAGAAAAAGAAAGTGGTGATTTTAACTGGCACGGTTTTATAGCCCAAGGTGTGATCCAGGCTAAACATACGAATTACATTGAAGACGATGGCGATGTGTCACTGAAATTATCTGAGCTGGGATTAAATGCTTCTTACAATATAAGTTCTAGATTACGGGTCGCAGGCCAAGCGGTGTACTTAAGTGGCGGTAATCGTTATCCAGAAGGTGCCCGTATTGATTATCTCTTTCTAGATTGGAAGGTGGTAAATAGCTTGGATTGGCAGCTGGATTTATATCTTGGTAGAGTAAAAAATTATCACTGGTATTACTCCGCCACTCGTGATGTGCCCCACACCAGACCCACCATTATTTTACCTCAATCAGTCTATTTTGATGCATTTAGAGATATTGCCTTGGGAGTGGATGGCGTTGCCATTGCTGCCGCTACGTCCAATCGGTATGGCGATTGGGATATAAACTGGAGTTATGGGAAATCCACCATTAGTAATGAGCAGACCAAAAATTTGGTTGGTGATGCCTCCACAGGAGACACAGAGCAAGATTTCGTCCATCAACTAAATGCCGTCTGGCAAAATCAAAGCTTACGATTAGGTGTGGGCCTGTTGGATTCAAAATTTAAATACAATAAAGGACCGCAAGATCCGTTGTTTGATGGGAATGCTCAAGTGCAGCGTTTGATGCTGCAAGGAAGTTATGAAACACAAAATTGGCAATTTGCTGGAGAGTTATTTAGAGAACGCCTCATTTACCAAAACCTAGTTTTCCCTGGTTTTTTCGAAAACAGCACCTCAGAGGGCGGGTATGCACAAGCTAGATACTCGGTGAATAAAGACATCATGTTGACCGCGCGCCTAGATATGTTCGATCTGAACCGCAAAGACCGAGATGGCAAGAAACGTCAGATGCTGTCAGGGGGACTAGTGCCTGCTTATTTCGGCTATCAAGATCAAGTTACCTTGGGGGCCAGTTTTAATTTGGCCGAAGATTGGCGCATTCTGGCCGAATTTCATCGGGTTAAAGGCGCGGGGCGACTTGCGCCTGTGCTGCAACCTAATACTCTGTTGAATGATAGAAAATATTGGAATATCTGGGGTATTCAGTTGATGTACTGGTTCTAA